The proteins below are encoded in one region of Cyclopterus lumpus isolate fCycLum1 chromosome 8, fCycLum1.pri, whole genome shotgun sequence:
- the LOC117735006 gene encoding complement C1q tumor necrosis factor-related protein 6-like isoform X1, which produces MALSSQGTAMLGVLTLLSLSSLVAPGPPKGRLVLCRHCCDDLEPAEGSGAPPPPAGFNLVPEVHTYINMTILKGDKGERGDRGTPGKAGQEGPSGSRGLTGSKGSKGQAGHPGDPCKVQYSAFSVGRRKSLHSLESYQALVFDTVFVNLDDHFNMFDGKFLCRVPGIYFFNVNIHTWNFKETYLHIMHNDTEQAIVYAQPGDRSIMQSQSLMLQLEPKDEVWIRLYKRERENAIYSDDVDLYITFNGYLIKGSQEGN; this is translated from the exons GCACAGCTATGTTGGGTGTCCTCACACTTCTGTCCCTGAGCTCCCTGGTGGCCCCGGGGCCCCCAAAAGGCCGTCTTGTCCTCTGCAGGCACTGCTGTGATGACCTGgagccagcagagggcagcggagccccgcctcctccagcAGGGTTCAACCTTGTGCCAGAGGTCCACACCTACATCAACATGACCATCCTCAAAG GTGACAAAGGTGAACGTGGCGACAGAGGAACTCCAGGTAAAGCTGGACAAGAAGGCCCTTCAGGCTCCAGAGGTCTCACAGGCTCAAAGGGCTCCAAGGGCCAGGCAGGTCACCCGGGAGACCCCTGCAAAGTCCAGTACTCTGCCTTCTCCGTGGGACGTCGCAAATCCCTCCACAGCCTGGAGTCCTACCAGGCGCTCGTGTTCGACACCGTCTTCGTCAACCTCGACGACCACTTCAACATGTTCGATGGGAAATTCCTCTGCCGAGTCCCGGGGATCTACTTCTTCAACGTCAACATCCACACGTGGAACTTCAAAGAGACGTATCTGCACATCATGCACAACGACACCGAGCAGGCCATCGTGTACGCCCAGCCCGGCGACCGCTCCATCATGCAGAGCCAGAGCCTGATGCTGCAGCTGGAGCCGAAGGACGAGGTGTGGATCCGTCTGtacaagagggagagagagaacgccATTTACAGTGACGATGTGGACCTCTACATCACTTTCAATGGATACCTCATCAAAGGAAGCCAAGAGGGGAACTGA
- the LOC117735006 gene encoding complement C1q tumor necrosis factor-related protein 6-like isoform X2 yields MALSSQAMLGVLTLLSLSSLVAPGPPKGRLVLCRHCCDDLEPAEGSGAPPPPAGFNLVPEVHTYINMTILKGDKGERGDRGTPGKAGQEGPSGSRGLTGSKGSKGQAGHPGDPCKVQYSAFSVGRRKSLHSLESYQALVFDTVFVNLDDHFNMFDGKFLCRVPGIYFFNVNIHTWNFKETYLHIMHNDTEQAIVYAQPGDRSIMQSQSLMLQLEPKDEVWIRLYKRERENAIYSDDVDLYITFNGYLIKGSQEGN; encoded by the exons CTATGTTGGGTGTCCTCACACTTCTGTCCCTGAGCTCCCTGGTGGCCCCGGGGCCCCCAAAAGGCCGTCTTGTCCTCTGCAGGCACTGCTGTGATGACCTGgagccagcagagggcagcggagccccgcctcctccagcAGGGTTCAACCTTGTGCCAGAGGTCCACACCTACATCAACATGACCATCCTCAAAG GTGACAAAGGTGAACGTGGCGACAGAGGAACTCCAGGTAAAGCTGGACAAGAAGGCCCTTCAGGCTCCAGAGGTCTCACAGGCTCAAAGGGCTCCAAGGGCCAGGCAGGTCACCCGGGAGACCCCTGCAAAGTCCAGTACTCTGCCTTCTCCGTGGGACGTCGCAAATCCCTCCACAGCCTGGAGTCCTACCAGGCGCTCGTGTTCGACACCGTCTTCGTCAACCTCGACGACCACTTCAACATGTTCGATGGGAAATTCCTCTGCCGAGTCCCGGGGATCTACTTCTTCAACGTCAACATCCACACGTGGAACTTCAAAGAGACGTATCTGCACATCATGCACAACGACACCGAGCAGGCCATCGTGTACGCCCAGCCCGGCGACCGCTCCATCATGCAGAGCCAGAGCCTGATGCTGCAGCTGGAGCCGAAGGACGAGGTGTGGATCCGTCTGtacaagagggagagagagaacgccATTTACAGTGACGATGTGGACCTCTACATCACTTTCAATGGATACCTCATCAAAGGAAGCCAAGAGGGGAACTGA
- the LOC117735006 gene encoding complement C1q tumor necrosis factor-related protein 6-like isoform X3: MLGVLTLLSLSSLVAPGPPKGRLVLCRHCCDDLEPAEGSGAPPPPAGFNLVPEVHTYINMTILKGDKGERGDRGTPGKAGQEGPSGSRGLTGSKGSKGQAGHPGDPCKVQYSAFSVGRRKSLHSLESYQALVFDTVFVNLDDHFNMFDGKFLCRVPGIYFFNVNIHTWNFKETYLHIMHNDTEQAIVYAQPGDRSIMQSQSLMLQLEPKDEVWIRLYKRERENAIYSDDVDLYITFNGYLIKGSQEGN, encoded by the exons ATGTTGGGTGTCCTCACACTTCTGTCCCTGAGCTCCCTGGTGGCCCCGGGGCCCCCAAAAGGCCGTCTTGTCCTCTGCAGGCACTGCTGTGATGACCTGgagccagcagagggcagcggagccccgcctcctccagcAGGGTTCAACCTTGTGCCAGAGGTCCACACCTACATCAACATGACCATCCTCAAAG GTGACAAAGGTGAACGTGGCGACAGAGGAACTCCAGGTAAAGCTGGACAAGAAGGCCCTTCAGGCTCCAGAGGTCTCACAGGCTCAAAGGGCTCCAAGGGCCAGGCAGGTCACCCGGGAGACCCCTGCAAAGTCCAGTACTCTGCCTTCTCCGTGGGACGTCGCAAATCCCTCCACAGCCTGGAGTCCTACCAGGCGCTCGTGTTCGACACCGTCTTCGTCAACCTCGACGACCACTTCAACATGTTCGATGGGAAATTCCTCTGCCGAGTCCCGGGGATCTACTTCTTCAACGTCAACATCCACACGTGGAACTTCAAAGAGACGTATCTGCACATCATGCACAACGACACCGAGCAGGCCATCGTGTACGCCCAGCCCGGCGACCGCTCCATCATGCAGAGCCAGAGCCTGATGCTGCAGCTGGAGCCGAAGGACGAGGTGTGGATCCGTCTGtacaagagggagagagagaacgccATTTACAGTGACGATGTGGACCTCTACATCACTTTCAATGGATACCTCATCAAAGGAAGCCAAGAGGGGAACTGA